From the Astyanax mexicanus isolate ESR-SI-001 chromosome 9, AstMex3_surface, whole genome shotgun sequence genome, one window contains:
- the fam174b gene encoding membrane protein FAM174B, which yields MNMSARCFLWLPVLLLFVVVARQGGGMPLAPSSSPTTTHINSTAPVTEERNAARNDTDAAVGSRISTILRDLPTIKNVVIFVCVLTTLLITCLVVRVYRSGKKIRKTRKYDIITTPAERVEMAPLNEENDEDDDSTLFDVKYR from the exons ATGAACATGTCGGCGCGTTGTTTCCTGTGGCTGCCCGTGCTGCTGCTGTTCGTGGTGGTCGCGCGACAAGGCGGCGGGATGCCGCTCGCGCCCTCTTCCTCACCGACGACCACCCACATCAACTCCACGGCGCCTGTAACGGAGGAGCGCAACGCGGCGCGGAACGACACGGACGCGGCCGTGGGGTCGCGCATTTCCACCATCCTGAGGGACCTTCCCACCATCAAAAACGTCGTGATTTTCGTCTGTGTTTTGACGACGCTGCTCATCACGTGCCTCGTCGTCAGAGTGTACAG GTCTGGTAAGAAGATCAGAAAAACACGGAAATATGATATCATTACCACTCCCGCAGAGCGCGTGGAGATGGCGCCGTTAAACGAGGAGAACGACGAGGACGACGACTCAACTCTGTTTGATGTCAAATACAG GTGA